In Candidatus Manganitrophus morganii, the genomic window GCGAAGCTTCACCTCCCGATGCAGCGTTCCATCACGATCGAGATATCCTCCGGGGAGAAGGAAGAGCCCTTCTTCAGGACGTTCAATCGGGTCTGACATCTGATTCGATTACTTCTCGGTCGGCTCGGTCACCGACTTATCCCGCTCCCATCCTTCGTTCTCGAGCTTGATCGTTTGGATGGCGACCGCGTTGGCGCCGGCATCCAGGTCGGGAAGGGCCTGGTAATCCGAGACCCAACAACGGAAAACGTTGTAAGAGAAAACCTTTTGGCCCGCCTCGTTGAAGACGTCGATCGCGATGTCCTTCCGGAAGTTCTTCAGCGACCCCGCCGCATCTCCCTGGAAGTTGTGGACCAGATTGGCCCAATCCTCAAAGGTGGTGTCATGGGTGACGCCGGCCTCCAACGTGATTGCCTCGTATTTCGTCTTCCCGGGAAGCTGGCGGGTGGTGGAGGGATCGCCCCCCTCCCGCCAAGGGGTGACTTCGGTCGTCCGCTTGAGCGAGCTGCACTTGCTCAAGCCGGCGACATATTGATTATCCACTTTGACTTTGAACTTAAAATTGCGATACGGATCGAACCGATGCGTATTGACCGTGAACTTGGCCATGAATGTATTCCTCCTTCAGATGATTACGCCGACTCCCCGGCCTTCTGACTGATCTTAATCACCACGAACTCCGCCGGCTTCAGCGGCGCAAAGCCGACCATCACGTTGACCACCCCGGCGTCGATGTCGGCCTGTGTCGTCGTCTGGCTGTCGGCCTTCACGAAGAAGGCCTGCGACGGGGTCGCCCCCTGGAACGCGCCGGCCCGGAAGAGGGTCATCATAAAGGCGCCGATGTTCAGGCGCAGGCTTGCCCAGAGGTCTTCGTCGTTCGGCTCGAAGACCGCCCACTGGATGCCGTTGTAGATGCTCTGCTCGATGAAGATGGCGGTCCGCCGGACCGGAACGTAGCGATACTCCGGATCGGCCTGTGTCGCGACGGTCCGCGCCCCCCAGATGACGATGCCGGACGCGGGAAAGACCCGAATGACATTCACCCCGATCGGGTTCAACGTGTCCTGCTCGGCGTCGGTGATCTCTTTCGTCAGTCCGACGGCGCCGCCGATGTTCGCCTCCGTCCCCGCCGGGGCTTTCCAGACCCCCCGCTTGGCGTCGATCCGCGCGTACATCCCGGAGACATAGCCGGAAGGGGGGAGGAGAATCGGCTCCGGCGAAACCCCGGTCGGGTCGATCGCTTTGAGCCAGGGAAAATAAACCGCGGCATACGAGCTCTTCACGGTGAGACCGGTCACGAAGGCCTGCGCTTCCTCTTTGGTATCGTCGGCCGGCCCCATGTCCCCCACGAAGAAGCAGTCCTGGCGGTTGCGGCAGTAGTTGCCGCCGAAGTCGACCATCGTCTTCGAGCCGATCCCCGGCACGGCGACGATGTTCACATCCCGCCGGACGTCGAGGAGGGCGAAGCCGTTCTGATAGTCGATCTCCTGCGGCGTGACCCCGTCGCTCCCGAGGGTGGCGCTGATCACGTTGCCGGCCACGGCGGCATCGCCGACATGGTAGTTGGTTCCGACGGCCGGGCGGAGGATGGCGGCGCCGGCCTGTTCGACTCCGCCGTTGTTTCTCCCCAGCTTGAGAAGGGTCGCCCCGTTCTCCGACGGGGCATTGGTCACCTGGACCGAAGAGCGCTTTCCGCCGGCGCCAGAGGTGAGGGTGTAGACCCCTGTTGCAAACCCGGCAGTGAAGGCGGTGAAAGCGGCGGTCGGCGTCGATCCCCGGAGCGGGACCAGCGCCTGAACCGCAGTCTCGATGGCGGTGGCGATCTCCCCCCCGGTGGTGAGCGGATTGGCCAGGGTGATCGTCTGCGGCCCGTCGCCGTTGATGTTCACCACCATCTTCCGGTTGCCGGCGGGGAGGGTGGTCGCCGGGGAGGCGCCGCTGACGCTGGTTCCCCGGTTGGTCGTGTCGTTGGCCGGATCGACCACCGCTTTAATCAGCTTGGAGTTGGCCGTCACGACATTTTCGACGAAGTTCGTCGCGTCGGGATTCATGCTGAGGTTGTCGTGGATTTCAAGAGGGGTTCCATTGAGCTTGACGGTGATCTTGAATTCGTTCCCCGAATCCTGCGCCCCGTTGGCGACATCGATGTCGAGCGCGTTCCCCCAGGCGCCGGGGCTGTTGGCAAAGATCGTGAGGGTCTTTGCGGGGGTCCCCTTTCGATCGGCGATCGCCACATCGGCAGCCACCGCCCCGTTCGCGACCCGGACAATGTAGAGCCGCTTTCCTCCGTTGTTGAAGAATTGGAGCGCCGCGTGGGCGAGGTAGCTGTCGTTCTGAAATGTACCGTAGGTCGCCTGAAACTCGATGAAGCTCGTCACCATGAGGGCCCTGTCGAGCGGCCCCTTCTCGGTCTTTCCGATAAACGCCGCCGTGGAGGTGCTGACCCCCTCGATCGGACGAACCCCGCTCGGGACCTCCTCAATGTAGACACCCGGATGCAGTCTTTCCATTTAGCCCTCCCTGTGAGAAATCCCGGCCCGCGGGAATCCCCGATTCAAATGAATTGCGCCAAGTGATCTATCCTCGACCCCTTCCCCGCTTCGCCCTGGGGACTTCGTCCGTTTCGGCCACCGACACCCATCCCCGCTGCGCCATTTTCTCAAGGGTTGAATTGTTTTTGGTTTCGATCGGATCGATCCCCCCCGCCTCTTCTCCGGGGGCCAGATGGAGGGTGGCGCCGCTGTTGAGGGGGATAACGAGCAACTGTTTGGATCGGTTTGTAATATTCATCGGCATTTCTAAACCTCCCTTCGAAGGGGGAAAAGACGCTCCACGAGCGCCTTGACCTCGTCCTTCTTATCCGGATTCAAACGATAGAGAGGGAGCGATGCCCCGCGATGCTCCTCCAGGATCAGTCCCTGCTTGACGAGCGATGAGAGCCCTTGTGAGATTTCCACCAGTCGCTCATGAATCTCCTCCTCCAACAGCCACCACCGCGTCATTCCTTCAAGGGTATCCCTCGCCTCCGGATGTCTTAGGAGGTAGCTGAGGAGTCGTCGAGCGGTCTCTTCCTCTTTCCGTGTCAAGTCGCGGTCCAGCATCGTCCCTCTCGAAGAGAGAAGATTTAGCAAAAGGCAGGCCGCTCCCCGCAACAGACCGAACGAGATCGATCCTCACCTGGAATAATCAGATGATGGAGAAGGAAAGTGCTCACGGCTCGCCGCCGCTTCTCGATTAAAAATGAATTAAAAGTGGCGCCTCTCTGTCCCGCCCACTGGGACAAAAAAACCCCACCTCGTGCATCGAGGTTGCGTCAATCTATCGGTCATTTGGCGGTGTTCAGATCCGATCCCATCGGCACCAAAGTTGCTATTTCGATGTGAATACGAGACCGCGGGGGAGGCCTGTTCCGGCGACGTTCTCATTACACGCAGACAGGGGGCTTGCATGGCAAAGAGACCATCGACGAAGAAAAACGGAGTGACGGCGAAAGAAGCCGCTGCAGATCAACCGAACCTCAGCATCATTTACATTCATGGGATTGCGAACAAACCGGCCCCGGCGGTCTTGAAGCGCCAGTGGGACATGGCCCTCTTCGGAGTCGATATGGGATCGCGCACCCGGATGGCCTATTGGGCCGACATCCGCTATCCGCAGCCGCTCCCCTCCACGATGACGGAGGCCAAGGCGATGATCCTCTCGGAGAGTTACCATCCCCGCTCCGACGAGGAGATCATCGACGAAAGCAAGCAGCTCGCTCCCTATGGTAAAGACGCGGAGGCGTTCGCCCAGAAGCTCGCCAAGCGGATGCTCGATCAAGCAAAAAAGGATCAGATCAAAGCAAAAGACGTTCAGGCGAAGATCCTCCCCCCCTGGATCCGGCGCTCGGCCACCGAGTGGATCACCAAGCAGTTCGTCAAGGATGTCGCCGCCTACTTTTATGATCAGGAACAACGCAAGGCGATTCAGGAACGGTTTCGGTCTCTCTTGAACCCGGAGGGAGGTCCCTACTTTGTGATCGCCCACAGCCTCGGAACGGTCATCTCCTACGACATCATGCGGGAGCTCACCGCCGGCGGCGGCGCCCAGGCCCCCTACTACATCACCCTCGGCTCGCCGCTTGGAATCGACGAGGTCCAAGACAATCTCCCCAAGCCGCTCCGCATTCCGGCGCCGGTGAAAAGCTGGGACAACTTCGCAGACCTGCTCGATCCGGTCGCCTTCGACAAATCCCTCTCCGACGAATTCTCCCCGACCGGGAAGATCGGCGACGACATCGTGATCAACCGCGACTCCCTTCGGCTCAGCGGCTTTAATCCCCACTCGGCGACCGGCTACCTCGCCACGAAGAATGTCCAGACGCGGGTCAGGAAAATTCTCGGCTCCTCCTTCGCAGAGCCGCTCTCGCCGTTTATCGTGGCGCGCGACCTCGCGGCCGAGATGGCCGACCCGACCGAGCGGTTCCCGGTTCTCATCGAACTGAAGGAAGAGATGATCGGAAAAACGCTCGAAGAGAAACGAAAGAATTTGATGGAGGAGCTGACGCGGCTGACAAGCGGCGAGCGCGATGCCCGGATTGATCCGTTGCGCCGTTTTGTCGCGGCGGAATTGACCTCGATCGAGATCGACACCCTGGCGGTCCGCCATCCGCAATTGGAGATCGCCAAAATCTGGAAGAACAGCGAGAAGCGGGCGCTGCTCGACAAATCGACCCATGTCGTCCAGGCCTACACCGCCCAGCTCGGCTACGGCGCCACCGGACGCGGGATCACCTGGGCGGTGTTGGATACCGGCATTGTTGCAAGCCACCCGCATTTCAAGACCTACAACAACATCGCCGCCCAATGGGACTGCACCGGGATCGGCGCCCCGAAAGAGGGGGCGGTCACCGACGAGAGCGGGCACGGCACCCATGTCGCCGGGATCATCGCCGGGGCGGGGACCGGCGAGAACGCCCTCTATCGGGGGATGGCGCCGGAGGCGAAGCTTCACATCTACAAAGTCCTCGACGACGACGGCCGGGGGAGCGACTCGTGGGTGATCAAGGCGCTCGACCACATCGCCAGCATTAACGAGGCCTCGCCCAGCCTGGTGATCCACGGGGTGAACCTCAGTCTCGGCGGTCCGTTCGATCCGACCGTCTACGGCACCGGCTTCTCCCCCCTTTGCCGGGAGCTGCGGCGGCTCTGGCGGATGGGGGTGGTCGTCTGCATCGCGGCGGGGAACGAGGGGAGGCTGATTATCGAGACCTTCGAGGGGCAGCAGGAGTTGAACCTCGATCTCTCGATCGGCGACCCGGCGAACCTGGACGAAGGGATCGCCGTCGGATCGGTCCACAAGGAGCAGCCGCACCTCTATGGGATCTCCTATTTCTCTTCGCGCGGCCCGACCGCCGACGGCCGGGCGAAGCCCGATCTGGTGGCGCCGGGCGAGCGAATCGTCTCCTGCAACGCCCGGTTCGCCGCAAAAAGACCGGCGACCCACTATGTGCCGATGAGCGGGACGAGCATGGCCTGCCCGCACGTCTCCGGGATCATCGCCGCCTTTCTCTCCTCCCGCCGCGAGTTCATCGGCCGGCCCGATCAGGTGAAAGCGTTTCTGCTGTCGCACTGCACCGATCTGAAACGAGACCGCTACCACCAAGGCGCCGGCATGCCGAATTTAGTGAGGATGCTGGCGGGAACGTAAGAAAACCAGGAGTAAGTCAGAATGCCTTTCTATCGTCGTGGTTCTAAAGGTCCTGAGATCGAGCGAATTCAGGCGCGGTTAAAAGAGCTCGGTTATTACCGCGGCCCCGTCGACGGCGACTTCGGCGGCGGGAGCGAGAGCGCGGTTAAATCATTCCAAAAAGCGAAGCGGCTTGAGATCGACGGCGTTGTCGGGGAGGAGACCTGGACGCTTCTCTTCGCCGAGGAGATTCCGACCCCCGCCATCCTTCAGAAGTCTCTCGCGTATCGTTGCCTGGCGCTGACCGGCTCGTTCGAAACCAACGCCCCCGTCCCCGACTGCTTCGCCGGCCTGTCGGGCGATTTCGACGGGCAAGGGATCAGCTTCGGCGTCCTTCAGTGGAATCTCGGCCAGGGAAGCTTGCAGCCGCTCTTGGCGGAGATGAATCGGAAACATGCCAAGCGCCTTCGCGAACTCCTCCATAACAACTATCCTTTGTTCGTCACCTTCCTCAAGGCCGACCGGGCCGAGCAGATCGCCTGGGCGCGATCGGTCCAAGATCCGATCCGGCACACGATCTTCGAACCGTGGCGCGGGCTCCTCAAAGGCTTGGGCCGGATGCCCGAATTTCAGGAGATCGAGGCAGCCCATGCCGAGACCATTTTTCAATCGGCCCAAAAGCTCTGCCGCGCCTACAAGCTCTGGTCGGAGCGGGCGGTGGCGCTGATGTTCGACATCGTCGTTCAGAACGGGAGCATCTCCAACATCGTTCGCGCCCAGATTCTTCACGACTGCGAGAAGATCGATCCCAACTTGGATGAAGAGGAAACCGAGGTGGCCCGGATGACGATCATCGCCAACCGCCGCGCCGAGGCGGCCAACCCGCGATGGGTGGAGGATGTCCGCGTCCGCAAACTTTGTTGCGCCCGCGGAGCCGGCCGCGTCCACGGCACCGAGATCGATCTGGAGGGCCAATACGGAATCGGCCTGCGGGAGGCCTCGATGAAGGAGCGGGACGGGATTCGGTAAAAGGCCGGCTGCACCCTCATGGTACAATGTCATTGATATCAATTTGAGTTAGAGTTAGAATAACGGATGCTGATGGAAAGCAGCCTTCCTTGGTGATAAGGAGAAAAGATGAGTGAGTTGGTTTTTCTAATCGAAGAAGCGCCGGAGGGAGGATACAACGCCCGGGCCCTCGGTGAGAGTATTTTCACAGAGGCGGATGACTGGGATACGTTAAGGCAAAATATTCTTGATGCCGTAGCCTGCCATTACACCGATCGGTCCGGAGCCCCTAAACTGATACGGCTGCATTTGGTGAAGGATGAAGTCCTCGCCCTATGAAACTTCCTCGTGATCTCAGCGCGGAGACACTTTCAAAACGCTTGGAACGCTATGGTTACTCGGTCACGCGCCAAACAGGAAGTCACCTTCGATTGACAACAACGGAAGGAGGAGAACATCATGTGACGATTCCCGCCCATGACTTCCTCCGGGTCGGCACACTCAATGCGATCCTCTCCGACGTCGCCGTCCATCTCAAAAAATCAAAAGAAGAACTCTTAAAAGAACTCTTCGGATAAATCACTCTCCCCCCTTGCATTTACTCTTTTCAGAAGCGTAGACTTTCCATTTAGCGACCCACCGGCGGGTGCCGATTCCGCCGTTTTTCCCACCCCTCCGTCCGGATTCTTTCTTTAGAAGCAAGGGAAGGTCCTGGCGCGGAGCGGCCATCAAACCTAAACAGAAGGAGGGACTGCGATGACCCATCGATGCAACCCGCTTTACTGTATCATTCCACCCCATATTCTGCGGAACGTGGCGGAGCGAGGCAATTCGAATCAGAAGGCCTCGGCCTGGCGCGCGTTATCCATTTCAGACCAGATCCGCGGACATCGCCAAGCGCTCGCGCCGATCGCCCCGCTTTTGATGACCCCCCTCATCGGCGCCAAAGGAA contains:
- a CDS encoding peptidoglycan-binding protein: MPFYRRGSKGPEIERIQARLKELGYYRGPVDGDFGGGSESAVKSFQKAKRLEIDGVVGEETWTLLFAEEIPTPAILQKSLAYRCLALTGSFETNAPVPDCFAGLSGDFDGQGISFGVLQWNLGQGSLQPLLAEMNRKHAKRLRELLHNNYPLFVTFLKADRAEQIAWARSVQDPIRHTIFEPWRGLLKGLGRMPEFQEIEAAHAETIFQSAQKLCRAYKLWSERAVALMFDIVVQNGSISNIVRAQILHDCEKIDPNLDEEETEVARMTIIANRRAEAANPRWVEDVRVRKLCCARGAGRVHGTEIDLEGQYGIGLREASMKERDGIR
- a CDS encoding 2-oxoisovalerate dehydrogenase yields the protein MSELVFLIEEAPEGGYNARALGESIFTEADDWDTLRQNILDAVACHYTDRSGAPKLIRLHLVKDEVLAL
- a CDS encoding phage tail sheath subtilisin-like domain-containing protein, which codes for MERLHPGVYIEEVPSGVRPIEGVSTSTAAFIGKTEKGPLDRALMVTSFIEFQATYGTFQNDSYLAHAALQFFNNGGKRLYIVRVANGAVAADVAIADRKGTPAKTLTIFANSPGAWGNALDIDVANGAQDSGNEFKITVKLNGTPLEIHDNLSMNPDATNFVENVVTANSKLIKAVVDPANDTTNRGTSVSGASPATTLPAGNRKMVVNINGDGPQTITLANPLTTGGEIATAIETAVQALVPLRGSTPTAAFTAFTAGFATGVYTLTSGAGGKRSSVQVTNAPSENGATLLKLGRNNGGVEQAGAAILRPAVGTNYHVGDAAVAGNVISATLGSDGVTPQEIDYQNGFALLDVRRDVNIVAVPGIGSKTMVDFGGNYCRNRQDCFFVGDMGPADDTKEEAQAFVTGLTVKSSYAAVYFPWLKAIDPTGVSPEPILLPPSGYVSGMYARIDAKRGVWKAPAGTEANIGGAVGLTKEITDAEQDTLNPIGVNVIRVFPASGIVIWGARTVATQADPEYRYVPVRRTAIFIEQSIYNGIQWAVFEPNDEDLWASLRLNIGAFMMTLFRAGAFQGATPSQAFFVKADSQTTTQADIDAGVVNVMVGFAPLKPAEFVVIKISQKAGESA
- a CDS encoding type II toxin-antitoxin system HicA family toxin; its protein translation is MKLPRDLSAETLSKRLERYGYSVTRQTGSHLRLTTTEGGEHHVTIPAHDFLRVGTLNAILSDVAVHLKKSKEELLKELFG
- a CDS encoding phage tail protein, with translation MAKFTVNTHRFDPYRNFKFKVKVDNQYVAGLSKCSSLKRTTEVTPWREGGDPSTTRQLPGKTKYEAITLEAGVTHDTTFEDWANLVHNFQGDAAGSLKNFRKDIAIDVFNEAGQKVFSYNVFRCWVSDYQALPDLDAGANAVAIQTIKLENEGWERDKSVTEPTEK
- a CDS encoding S8 family peptidase, translating into MAKRPSTKKNGVTAKEAAADQPNLSIIYIHGIANKPAPAVLKRQWDMALFGVDMGSRTRMAYWADIRYPQPLPSTMTEAKAMILSESYHPRSDEEIIDESKQLAPYGKDAEAFAQKLAKRMLDQAKKDQIKAKDVQAKILPPWIRRSATEWITKQFVKDVAAYFYDQEQRKAIQERFRSLLNPEGGPYFVIAHSLGTVISYDIMRELTAGGGAQAPYYITLGSPLGIDEVQDNLPKPLRIPAPVKSWDNFADLLDPVAFDKSLSDEFSPTGKIGDDIVINRDSLRLSGFNPHSATGYLATKNVQTRVRKILGSSFAEPLSPFIVARDLAAEMADPTERFPVLIELKEEMIGKTLEEKRKNLMEELTRLTSGERDARIDPLRRFVAAELTSIEIDTLAVRHPQLEIAKIWKNSEKRALLDKSTHVVQAYTAQLGYGATGRGITWAVLDTGIVASHPHFKTYNNIAAQWDCTGIGAPKEGAVTDESGHGTHVAGIIAGAGTGENALYRGMAPEAKLHIYKVLDDDGRGSDSWVIKALDHIASINEASPSLVIHGVNLSLGGPFDPTVYGTGFSPLCRELRRLWRMGVVVCIAAGNEGRLIIETFEGQQELNLDLSIGDPANLDEGIAVGSVHKEQPHLYGISYFSSRGPTADGRAKPDLVAPGERIVSCNARFAAKRPATHYVPMSGTSMACPHVSGIIAAFLSSRREFIGRPDQVKAFLLSHCTDLKRDRYHQGAGMPNLVRMLAGT